In a single window of the Bactrocera dorsalis isolate Fly_Bdor chromosome 2, ASM2337382v1, whole genome shotgun sequence genome:
- the LOC105222806 gene encoding fasciclin-1 isoform X3, whose protein sequence is MPSAFRRCTLQAALLACLCVAMSPLRASASIVEKLRDDSDLSQFYSLLEQNIIANSTLTLRPCTVFVPTNAAFQRHHGPTHVLYHITTTPMTKDELIKVIPSDMGGNPSLYITKNRNGDIYVNNARIIPSLTVEMTNSLGMRQVMHIIDEVLVPLTALPTAKMEFTNLDAYQFMKQADILDIGENRLRSYRSQVTLMRKDNLYQSPGGHTFLIPVDEGFKQTTRSSLVDNKVIDGHVILNNVIFTAAAQMEVPQTTAAFEDNLKVTVSFFKQKDGKMYVKSNTLLGDAKHPTGVVLAEIVKGNIPVRNGVVHLIHRPLMIIDSTVTQFLQSFKDNENGALRKFYDVIMDNGGEVLTDISNLGEITILAPSNDAWEAKDVQNLIRNREKLRDILNMHIIKDKLNVDRIRQKNKNIIAQVPTVNNRTFLYFNIKEENGEEMITVEGGGVNATVLQADVAQTNGYVHIIDKVLGVPYTTVLEKLETDPMMSDTFKLGQFSAFNNQLNNTQRRFTYFVPRDKAWQKTKLDYPSTHKKLFMEDFSYHSRSILERHLVIADNVYTMNDLVAMTAASGDSILLPTYRDSLKVKVEEEAGHLHDEYASHEWTGYVITWNFKKINVYRPDVECTNGIIHVIDYPMLEERDVVVNGGSYPLGTNLCILFSNILMIAIAKFLFLNN, encoded by the exons ATGCCATCAGCGTTCCGCAGGTGCACGCTGCAGGCCGCGCTGCTCGCCTGCCTCTGCGTGGCCATGTCGCCGTTGCGCGCCAGCGCCAGCATCGTGGAAAAACTGCGCGATGATTCCGATCTGTCGCAG TTTTATAGTTTACTAGAGCAAAATATCATTGCGAATTCCACTTTAACACTGCGACCATGCACAGTGTTTGTGCCTACAAATGCTGCATTCCAGCGCCATCATGGACCCACACATGTGCTCTATCACATAA CAACGACACCAATGACGAAGGACGAACTCATAAAGGTTATACCGTCAGATATGGGTGGCAATCCATCCTTGTATATAACGAAAAATCGCAATGGCGATATTTATGTGAATAACGCTAGAATAATACCATCGCTGACGGTCGAAATGACCAATAGCCTGGGAATGCGTCAG GTGATGCACATAATTGATGAAGTCTTGGTGCCACTTACTGCTCTGCCCACTGCCAAAATGGAGTTCACCAATTTGGATGCGTATCAATTTATGAAACAGGCCGACATCTTAGATATCGGCGAGAATCGCTTGAG ATCGTATCGCTCGCAAGTGACTTTAATGCGTAAGGATAATCTCTATCAGTCGCCAGGTggacatacatttttaataccCGTCGATGAAGGTTTCAAG CAAACCACACGCAGCAGCCTGGTGGACAACAAAGTCATCGACGGACACGTCATACTGAACAATGTGATTTTTACGGCAGCCGCGCAAATGGAGGTGCCACAAACCACAGCCGCATTCGAGGACAATCTCAAAGTAACTGTTAGTTTCTTCAAACAAAAAGACGGCAAAA TGTACGTCAAATCGAATACTCTTTTAGGTGATGCCAAGCACCCCACCGGTGTGGTGTTGGCGGAAATTGTCAAAGGCAACATTCCGGTGCGAAATGGTGTGGTGCATCTGATTCATCGGCCGCTAATGATAATCGACTCGACGGTGACGCAATTTCTACAG TCCTTTAAG GATAATGAAAATGGCGCTCTGCGCAAATTTTACGACGTAATTATGGATAACGGTGGCGAGGTGCTAACCGACATTAGCAACTTGGGTGAAATTACAATTTTGGCACCTAGCAATGATGCCTGGGAGGCCAAGGATGTACAAAACTTAATAAG aaatcGTGAGAAATTGCGTGATATCCTGAATATGCACATTATCAAGGACAAACTGAATGTTGATCGAATTCGCCAAAAGAACAAGAATATT ATTGCTCAGGTGCCAACTGTCAACAATCgtacatttttgtatttcaacATCAAAGAAGAAAATGGCGAAGAAATGATAACTGTTGAAGGTGGTGGCGTTAACGCCACTGTACTGCAAGCGGATGTCGCCCAAACTAACGGTTATGTACACATTATTGATAAAGTTTTGGGCGTACCATATACAACTGTACTCGAAAAACTCGAAACGGATCCCATGatgag tGATACCTTCAAATTGGGTCAATTCTCCGCCTTTAACAATCAATTGAATAACACACAACGTCGCTTCACCTACTTCGTGCCACGTGACAAGGCTTGGCAGAAGACAAAATTGGACTATCCTTCAACACATAAGAAACTCTTCATGGAAGACTTCTCCTACCAT TCAAGGTCCATATTGGAACGTCACCTGGTCATTGCCGATAATGTGTACACGATGAACGACTTGGTAGCCATGACAGCTGCGTCTGGCGACTCCATTTTGCTGCCTACCTACAGAGATTCCTTGAAAGTTAAAGTAGAAGAGGAAGCTGGAC ATCTTCACGATGAATATGCTTCACATGAGTGGACTG gtTATGTTATCACTTGGAATTTCAAGAAGATCAACGTCTACCGACCGGATGTCGAGTGCACCAACGGCATAATACACGTCATCGACTATCCCATGCTGGAGGAGCGGGACGTCGTCGTCAACGGAGGTAGCTATCCGTTAGGCACTAACTTGTGCATTCTCTTCTCAAATATCCTCATGATAGCAATAGCGAAATttcttttcttaaataattaa
- the LOC105222806 gene encoding fasciclin-1 isoform X2, whose protein sequence is MPSAFRRCTLQAALLACLCVAMSPLRASASIVEKLRDDSDLSQATTLRRLIPVRFYSLLEQNIIANSTLTLRPCTVFVPTNAAFQRHHGPTHVLYHITTTPMTKDELIKVIPSDMGGNPSLYITKNRNGDIYVNNARIIPSLTVEMTNSLGMRQVMHIIDEVLVPLTALPTAKMEFTNLDAYQFMKQADILDIGENRLRSYRSQVTLMRKDNLYQSPGGHTFLIPVDEGFKQTTRSSLVDNKVIDGHVILNNVIFTAAAQMEVPQTTAAFEDNLKVTVSFFKQKDGKMYVKSNTLLGDAKHPTGVVLAEIVKGNIPVRNGVVHLIHRPLMIIDSTVTQFLQDNENGALRKFYDVIMDNGGEVLTDISNLGEITILAPSNDAWEAKDVQNLIRNREKLRDILNMHIIKDKLNVDRIRQKNKNIIAQVPTVNNRTFLYFNIKEENGEEMITVEGGGVNATVLQADVAQTNGYVHIIDKVLGVPYTTVLEKLETDPMMSDTFKLGQFSAFNNQLNNTQRRFTYFVPRDKAWQKTKLDYPSTHKKLFMEDFSYHSRSILERHLVIADNVYTMNDLVAMTAASGDSILLPTYRDSLKVKVEEEAGHLHDEYASHEWTGYVITWNFKKINVYRPDVECTNGIIHVIDYPMLEERDVVVNGGSYPLGTNLCILFSNILMIAIAKFLFLNN, encoded by the exons ATGCCATCAGCGTTCCGCAGGTGCACGCTGCAGGCCGCGCTGCTCGCCTGCCTCTGCGTGGCCATGTCGCCGTTGCGCGCCAGCGCCAGCATCGTGGAAAAACTGCGCGATGATTCCGATCTGTCGCAG GCGACAACGCTGAGGCGCCTTATACCTGTTAGG TTTTATAGTTTACTAGAGCAAAATATCATTGCGAATTCCACTTTAACACTGCGACCATGCACAGTGTTTGTGCCTACAAATGCTGCATTCCAGCGCCATCATGGACCCACACATGTGCTCTATCACATAA CAACGACACCAATGACGAAGGACGAACTCATAAAGGTTATACCGTCAGATATGGGTGGCAATCCATCCTTGTATATAACGAAAAATCGCAATGGCGATATTTATGTGAATAACGCTAGAATAATACCATCGCTGACGGTCGAAATGACCAATAGCCTGGGAATGCGTCAG GTGATGCACATAATTGATGAAGTCTTGGTGCCACTTACTGCTCTGCCCACTGCCAAAATGGAGTTCACCAATTTGGATGCGTATCAATTTATGAAACAGGCCGACATCTTAGATATCGGCGAGAATCGCTTGAG ATCGTATCGCTCGCAAGTGACTTTAATGCGTAAGGATAATCTCTATCAGTCGCCAGGTggacatacatttttaataccCGTCGATGAAGGTTTCAAG CAAACCACACGCAGCAGCCTGGTGGACAACAAAGTCATCGACGGACACGTCATACTGAACAATGTGATTTTTACGGCAGCCGCGCAAATGGAGGTGCCACAAACCACAGCCGCATTCGAGGACAATCTCAAAGTAACTGTTAGTTTCTTCAAACAAAAAGACGGCAAAA TGTACGTCAAATCGAATACTCTTTTAGGTGATGCCAAGCACCCCACCGGTGTGGTGTTGGCGGAAATTGTCAAAGGCAACATTCCGGTGCGAAATGGTGTGGTGCATCTGATTCATCGGCCGCTAATGATAATCGACTCGACGGTGACGCAATTTCTACAG GATAATGAAAATGGCGCTCTGCGCAAATTTTACGACGTAATTATGGATAACGGTGGCGAGGTGCTAACCGACATTAGCAACTTGGGTGAAATTACAATTTTGGCACCTAGCAATGATGCCTGGGAGGCCAAGGATGTACAAAACTTAATAAG aaatcGTGAGAAATTGCGTGATATCCTGAATATGCACATTATCAAGGACAAACTGAATGTTGATCGAATTCGCCAAAAGAACAAGAATATT ATTGCTCAGGTGCCAACTGTCAACAATCgtacatttttgtatttcaacATCAAAGAAGAAAATGGCGAAGAAATGATAACTGTTGAAGGTGGTGGCGTTAACGCCACTGTACTGCAAGCGGATGTCGCCCAAACTAACGGTTATGTACACATTATTGATAAAGTTTTGGGCGTACCATATACAACTGTACTCGAAAAACTCGAAACGGATCCCATGatgag tGATACCTTCAAATTGGGTCAATTCTCCGCCTTTAACAATCAATTGAATAACACACAACGTCGCTTCACCTACTTCGTGCCACGTGACAAGGCTTGGCAGAAGACAAAATTGGACTATCCTTCAACACATAAGAAACTCTTCATGGAAGACTTCTCCTACCAT TCAAGGTCCATATTGGAACGTCACCTGGTCATTGCCGATAATGTGTACACGATGAACGACTTGGTAGCCATGACAGCTGCGTCTGGCGACTCCATTTTGCTGCCTACCTACAGAGATTCCTTGAAAGTTAAAGTAGAAGAGGAAGCTGGAC ATCTTCACGATGAATATGCTTCACATGAGTGGACTG gtTATGTTATCACTTGGAATTTCAAGAAGATCAACGTCTACCGACCGGATGTCGAGTGCACCAACGGCATAATACACGTCATCGACTATCCCATGCTGGAGGAGCGGGACGTCGTCGTCAACGGAGGTAGCTATCCGTTAGGCACTAACTTGTGCATTCTCTTCTCAAATATCCTCATGATAGCAATAGCGAAATttcttttcttaaataattaa
- the LOC105222806 gene encoding fasciclin-1 isoform X4, protein MPSAFRRCTLQAALLACLCVAMSPLRASASIVEKLRDDSDLSQATTLRRLIPVRFYSLLEQNIIANSTLTLRPCTVFVPTNAAFQRHHGPTHVLYHITTTPMTKDELIKVIPSDMGGNPSLYITKNRNGDIYVNNARIIPSLTVEMTNSLGMRQVMHIIDEVLVPLTALPTAKMEFTNLDAYQFMKQADILDIGENRLRSYRSQVTLMRKDNLYQSPGGHTFLIPVDEGFKQTTRSSLVDNKVIDGHVILNNVIFTAAAQMEVPQTTAAFEDNLKVTVSFFKQKDGKMYVKSNTLLGDAKHPTGVVLAEIVKGNIPVRNGVVHLIHRPLMIIDSTVTQFLQSFKDNENGALRKFYDVIMDNGGEVLTDISNLGEITILAPSNDAWEAKDVQNLIRNREKLRDILNMHIIKDKLNVDRIRQKNKNIIAQVPTVNNRTFLYFNIKEENGEEMITVEGGGVNATVLQADVAQTNGYVHIIDKVLGVPYTTVLEKLETDPMMSDTFKLGQFSAFNNQLNNTQRRFTYFVPRDKAWQKTKLDYPSTHKKLFMEDFSYHSRSILERHLVIADNVYTMNDLVAMTAASGDSILLPTYRDSLKVKVEEEAGRYVITWNFKKINVYRPDVECTNGIIHVIDYPMLEERDVVVNGGSYPLGTNLCILFSNILMIAIAKFLFLNN, encoded by the exons ATGCCATCAGCGTTCCGCAGGTGCACGCTGCAGGCCGCGCTGCTCGCCTGCCTCTGCGTGGCCATGTCGCCGTTGCGCGCCAGCGCCAGCATCGTGGAAAAACTGCGCGATGATTCCGATCTGTCGCAG GCGACAACGCTGAGGCGCCTTATACCTGTTAGG TTTTATAGTTTACTAGAGCAAAATATCATTGCGAATTCCACTTTAACACTGCGACCATGCACAGTGTTTGTGCCTACAAATGCTGCATTCCAGCGCCATCATGGACCCACACATGTGCTCTATCACATAA CAACGACACCAATGACGAAGGACGAACTCATAAAGGTTATACCGTCAGATATGGGTGGCAATCCATCCTTGTATATAACGAAAAATCGCAATGGCGATATTTATGTGAATAACGCTAGAATAATACCATCGCTGACGGTCGAAATGACCAATAGCCTGGGAATGCGTCAG GTGATGCACATAATTGATGAAGTCTTGGTGCCACTTACTGCTCTGCCCACTGCCAAAATGGAGTTCACCAATTTGGATGCGTATCAATTTATGAAACAGGCCGACATCTTAGATATCGGCGAGAATCGCTTGAG ATCGTATCGCTCGCAAGTGACTTTAATGCGTAAGGATAATCTCTATCAGTCGCCAGGTggacatacatttttaataccCGTCGATGAAGGTTTCAAG CAAACCACACGCAGCAGCCTGGTGGACAACAAAGTCATCGACGGACACGTCATACTGAACAATGTGATTTTTACGGCAGCCGCGCAAATGGAGGTGCCACAAACCACAGCCGCATTCGAGGACAATCTCAAAGTAACTGTTAGTTTCTTCAAACAAAAAGACGGCAAAA TGTACGTCAAATCGAATACTCTTTTAGGTGATGCCAAGCACCCCACCGGTGTGGTGTTGGCGGAAATTGTCAAAGGCAACATTCCGGTGCGAAATGGTGTGGTGCATCTGATTCATCGGCCGCTAATGATAATCGACTCGACGGTGACGCAATTTCTACAG TCCTTTAAG GATAATGAAAATGGCGCTCTGCGCAAATTTTACGACGTAATTATGGATAACGGTGGCGAGGTGCTAACCGACATTAGCAACTTGGGTGAAATTACAATTTTGGCACCTAGCAATGATGCCTGGGAGGCCAAGGATGTACAAAACTTAATAAG aaatcGTGAGAAATTGCGTGATATCCTGAATATGCACATTATCAAGGACAAACTGAATGTTGATCGAATTCGCCAAAAGAACAAGAATATT ATTGCTCAGGTGCCAACTGTCAACAATCgtacatttttgtatttcaacATCAAAGAAGAAAATGGCGAAGAAATGATAACTGTTGAAGGTGGTGGCGTTAACGCCACTGTACTGCAAGCGGATGTCGCCCAAACTAACGGTTATGTACACATTATTGATAAAGTTTTGGGCGTACCATATACAACTGTACTCGAAAAACTCGAAACGGATCCCATGatgag tGATACCTTCAAATTGGGTCAATTCTCCGCCTTTAACAATCAATTGAATAACACACAACGTCGCTTCACCTACTTCGTGCCACGTGACAAGGCTTGGCAGAAGACAAAATTGGACTATCCTTCAACACATAAGAAACTCTTCATGGAAGACTTCTCCTACCAT TCAAGGTCCATATTGGAACGTCACCTGGTCATTGCCGATAATGTGTACACGATGAACGACTTGGTAGCCATGACAGCTGCGTCTGGCGACTCCATTTTGCTGCCTACCTACAGAGATTCCTTGAAAGTTAAAGTAGAAGAGGAAGCTGGAC gtTATGTTATCACTTGGAATTTCAAGAAGATCAACGTCTACCGACCGGATGTCGAGTGCACCAACGGCATAATACACGTCATCGACTATCCCATGCTGGAGGAGCGGGACGTCGTCGTCAACGGAGGTAGCTATCCGTTAGGCACTAACTTGTGCATTCTCTTCTCAAATATCCTCATGATAGCAATAGCGAAATttcttttcttaaataattaa
- the LOC105222806 gene encoding fasciclin-1 isoform X9 — translation MPSAFRRCTLQAALLACLCVAMSPLRASASIVEKLRDDSDLSQATTLRRLIPVRFYSLLEQNIIANSTLTLRPCTVFVPTNAAFQRHHGPTHVLYHITTTPMTKDELIKVIPSDMGGNPSLYITKNRNGDIYVNNARIIPSLTVEMTNSLGMRQVMHIIDEVLVPLTALPTAKMEFTNLDAYQFMKQADILDIGENRLRSYRSQVTLMRKDNLYQSPGGHTFLIPVDEGFKQTTRSSLVDNKVIDGHVILNNVIFTAAAQMEVPQTTAAFEDNLKVTVSFFKQKDGKMYVKSNTLLGDAKHPTGVVLAEIVKGNIPVRNGVVHLIHRPLMIIDSTVTQFLQSFKDNENGALRKFYDVIMDNGGEVLTDISNLGEITILAPSNDAWEAKDVQNLIRNREKLRDILNMHIIKDKLNVDRIRQKNKNIIAQVPTVNNRTFLYFNIKEENGEEMITVEGGGVNATVLQADVAQTNGYVHIIDKVLGVPYTTVLEKLETDPMMSDTFKLGQFSAFNNQLNNTQRRFTYFVPRDKAWQKTKLDYPSTHKKLFMEDFSYHSRSILERHLVIADNVYTMNDLVAMTAASGDSILLPTYRDSLKVKVEEEAGHLHDEYASHEWTGYVITWNFKKINVYRPDVECTNGIIHVIDYPMLEERDVVVNGG, via the exons ATGCCATCAGCGTTCCGCAGGTGCACGCTGCAGGCCGCGCTGCTCGCCTGCCTCTGCGTGGCCATGTCGCCGTTGCGCGCCAGCGCCAGCATCGTGGAAAAACTGCGCGATGATTCCGATCTGTCGCAG GCGACAACGCTGAGGCGCCTTATACCTGTTAGG TTTTATAGTTTACTAGAGCAAAATATCATTGCGAATTCCACTTTAACACTGCGACCATGCACAGTGTTTGTGCCTACAAATGCTGCATTCCAGCGCCATCATGGACCCACACATGTGCTCTATCACATAA CAACGACACCAATGACGAAGGACGAACTCATAAAGGTTATACCGTCAGATATGGGTGGCAATCCATCCTTGTATATAACGAAAAATCGCAATGGCGATATTTATGTGAATAACGCTAGAATAATACCATCGCTGACGGTCGAAATGACCAATAGCCTGGGAATGCGTCAG GTGATGCACATAATTGATGAAGTCTTGGTGCCACTTACTGCTCTGCCCACTGCCAAAATGGAGTTCACCAATTTGGATGCGTATCAATTTATGAAACAGGCCGACATCTTAGATATCGGCGAGAATCGCTTGAG ATCGTATCGCTCGCAAGTGACTTTAATGCGTAAGGATAATCTCTATCAGTCGCCAGGTggacatacatttttaataccCGTCGATGAAGGTTTCAAG CAAACCACACGCAGCAGCCTGGTGGACAACAAAGTCATCGACGGACACGTCATACTGAACAATGTGATTTTTACGGCAGCCGCGCAAATGGAGGTGCCACAAACCACAGCCGCATTCGAGGACAATCTCAAAGTAACTGTTAGTTTCTTCAAACAAAAAGACGGCAAAA TGTACGTCAAATCGAATACTCTTTTAGGTGATGCCAAGCACCCCACCGGTGTGGTGTTGGCGGAAATTGTCAAAGGCAACATTCCGGTGCGAAATGGTGTGGTGCATCTGATTCATCGGCCGCTAATGATAATCGACTCGACGGTGACGCAATTTCTACAG TCCTTTAAG GATAATGAAAATGGCGCTCTGCGCAAATTTTACGACGTAATTATGGATAACGGTGGCGAGGTGCTAACCGACATTAGCAACTTGGGTGAAATTACAATTTTGGCACCTAGCAATGATGCCTGGGAGGCCAAGGATGTACAAAACTTAATAAG aaatcGTGAGAAATTGCGTGATATCCTGAATATGCACATTATCAAGGACAAACTGAATGTTGATCGAATTCGCCAAAAGAACAAGAATATT ATTGCTCAGGTGCCAACTGTCAACAATCgtacatttttgtatttcaacATCAAAGAAGAAAATGGCGAAGAAATGATAACTGTTGAAGGTGGTGGCGTTAACGCCACTGTACTGCAAGCGGATGTCGCCCAAACTAACGGTTATGTACACATTATTGATAAAGTTTTGGGCGTACCATATACAACTGTACTCGAAAAACTCGAAACGGATCCCATGatgag tGATACCTTCAAATTGGGTCAATTCTCCGCCTTTAACAATCAATTGAATAACACACAACGTCGCTTCACCTACTTCGTGCCACGTGACAAGGCTTGGCAGAAGACAAAATTGGACTATCCTTCAACACATAAGAAACTCTTCATGGAAGACTTCTCCTACCAT TCAAGGTCCATATTGGAACGTCACCTGGTCATTGCCGATAATGTGTACACGATGAACGACTTGGTAGCCATGACAGCTGCGTCTGGCGACTCCATTTTGCTGCCTACCTACAGAGATTCCTTGAAAGTTAAAGTAGAAGAGGAAGCTGGAC ATCTTCACGATGAATATGCTTCACATGAGTGGACTG gtTATGTTATCACTTGGAATTTCAAGAAGATCAACGTCTACCGACCGGATGTCGAGTGCACCAACGGCATAATACACGTCATCGACTATCCCATGCTGGAGGAGCGGGACGTCGTCGTCAACGGAG GTTAG
- the LOC105222806 gene encoding fasciclin-1 isoform X7, whose product MPSAFRRCTLQAALLACLCVAMSPLRASASIVEKLRDDSDLSQFYSLLEQNIIANSTLTLRPCTVFVPTNAAFQRHHGPTHVLYHITTTPMTKDELIKVIPSDMGGNPSLYITKNRNGDIYVNNARIIPSLTVEMTNSLGMRQVMHIIDEVLVPLTALPTAKMEFTNLDAYQFMKQADILDIGENRLRSYRSQVTLMRKDNLYQSPGGHTFLIPVDEGFKQTTRSSLVDNKVIDGHVILNNVIFTAAAQMEVPQTTAAFEDNLKVTVSFFKQKDGKMYVKSNTLLGDAKHPTGVVLAEIVKGNIPVRNGVVHLIHRPLMIIDSTVTQFLQSFKDNENGALRKFYDVIMDNGGEVLTDISNLGEITILAPSNDAWEAKDVQNLIRNREKLRDILNMHIIKDKLNVDRIRQKNKNIIAQVPTVNNRTFLYFNIKEENGEEMITVEGGGVNATVLQADVAQTNGYVHIIDKVLGVPYTTVLEKLETDPMMSDTFKLGQFSAFNNQLNNTQRRFTYFVPRDKAWQKTKLDYPSTHKKLFMEDFSYHSRSILERHLVIADNVYTMNDLVAMTAASGDSILLPTYRDSLKVKVEEEAGRYVITWNFKKINVYRPDVECTNGIIHVIDYPMLEERDVVVNGGSYPLGTNLCILFSNILMIAIAKFLFLNN is encoded by the exons ATGCCATCAGCGTTCCGCAGGTGCACGCTGCAGGCCGCGCTGCTCGCCTGCCTCTGCGTGGCCATGTCGCCGTTGCGCGCCAGCGCCAGCATCGTGGAAAAACTGCGCGATGATTCCGATCTGTCGCAG TTTTATAGTTTACTAGAGCAAAATATCATTGCGAATTCCACTTTAACACTGCGACCATGCACAGTGTTTGTGCCTACAAATGCTGCATTCCAGCGCCATCATGGACCCACACATGTGCTCTATCACATAA CAACGACACCAATGACGAAGGACGAACTCATAAAGGTTATACCGTCAGATATGGGTGGCAATCCATCCTTGTATATAACGAAAAATCGCAATGGCGATATTTATGTGAATAACGCTAGAATAATACCATCGCTGACGGTCGAAATGACCAATAGCCTGGGAATGCGTCAG GTGATGCACATAATTGATGAAGTCTTGGTGCCACTTACTGCTCTGCCCACTGCCAAAATGGAGTTCACCAATTTGGATGCGTATCAATTTATGAAACAGGCCGACATCTTAGATATCGGCGAGAATCGCTTGAG ATCGTATCGCTCGCAAGTGACTTTAATGCGTAAGGATAATCTCTATCAGTCGCCAGGTggacatacatttttaataccCGTCGATGAAGGTTTCAAG CAAACCACACGCAGCAGCCTGGTGGACAACAAAGTCATCGACGGACACGTCATACTGAACAATGTGATTTTTACGGCAGCCGCGCAAATGGAGGTGCCACAAACCACAGCCGCATTCGAGGACAATCTCAAAGTAACTGTTAGTTTCTTCAAACAAAAAGACGGCAAAA TGTACGTCAAATCGAATACTCTTTTAGGTGATGCCAAGCACCCCACCGGTGTGGTGTTGGCGGAAATTGTCAAAGGCAACATTCCGGTGCGAAATGGTGTGGTGCATCTGATTCATCGGCCGCTAATGATAATCGACTCGACGGTGACGCAATTTCTACAG TCCTTTAAG GATAATGAAAATGGCGCTCTGCGCAAATTTTACGACGTAATTATGGATAACGGTGGCGAGGTGCTAACCGACATTAGCAACTTGGGTGAAATTACAATTTTGGCACCTAGCAATGATGCCTGGGAGGCCAAGGATGTACAAAACTTAATAAG aaatcGTGAGAAATTGCGTGATATCCTGAATATGCACATTATCAAGGACAAACTGAATGTTGATCGAATTCGCCAAAAGAACAAGAATATT ATTGCTCAGGTGCCAACTGTCAACAATCgtacatttttgtatttcaacATCAAAGAAGAAAATGGCGAAGAAATGATAACTGTTGAAGGTGGTGGCGTTAACGCCACTGTACTGCAAGCGGATGTCGCCCAAACTAACGGTTATGTACACATTATTGATAAAGTTTTGGGCGTACCATATACAACTGTACTCGAAAAACTCGAAACGGATCCCATGatgag tGATACCTTCAAATTGGGTCAATTCTCCGCCTTTAACAATCAATTGAATAACACACAACGTCGCTTCACCTACTTCGTGCCACGTGACAAGGCTTGGCAGAAGACAAAATTGGACTATCCTTCAACACATAAGAAACTCTTCATGGAAGACTTCTCCTACCAT TCAAGGTCCATATTGGAACGTCACCTGGTCATTGCCGATAATGTGTACACGATGAACGACTTGGTAGCCATGACAGCTGCGTCTGGCGACTCCATTTTGCTGCCTACCTACAGAGATTCCTTGAAAGTTAAAGTAGAAGAGGAAGCTGGAC gtTATGTTATCACTTGGAATTTCAAGAAGATCAACGTCTACCGACCGGATGTCGAGTGCACCAACGGCATAATACACGTCATCGACTATCCCATGCTGGAGGAGCGGGACGTCGTCGTCAACGGAGGTAGCTATCCGTTAGGCACTAACTTGTGCATTCTCTTCTCAAATATCCTCATGATAGCAATAGCGAAATttcttttcttaaataattaa